A single window of Vigna unguiculata cultivar IT97K-499-35 chromosome 1, ASM411807v1, whole genome shotgun sequence DNA harbors:
- the LOC114174054 gene encoding IQ domain-containing protein IQM3-like, which produces MEIQTHSLSPTFQFHLLSQSTDTYFPPNHSSLRHATAALKLQKVYRSYRTRRRLADSAVVAEELWWQAIEYVRLNHSTISFFNLPETAASRWSRVKLNAGKVGKGLSRDSKAQKLAFQHWIEAIDPRHRYGHNLQYYHKEWCKSDAGQPFFYWLDLGNGKNLDLEQCSRSKLQKDCIKYLGPQEREQYEYIVREGKIINKHYGDALHTNENCDDAKWIFVMSTSKKLYAGKKKKGLFHHSSFLAGGATLAAGRLEAEHGILKSISAYSGHYRPTDDTLDGFLSYLKENGVKLEQVELRKPNEDSDIYEDNNNISEGAETVESIGKLHLAEISEGATNAPSLVKGNPQSETVTYARTLSGGLQSPKTVVPKTAILQRINSKKGSKSYQLGHRLSLKWSTGAGPRIGCIADYPTELRTQALEMLHLSPKLPPTPSYRQLGGLDLSSTS; this is translated from the exons ATGGAGATTCAAACTCACTCTCTCTCCCCCACTTTTCAATTCCACCTTCTCTCCCAATCCACCGACACCTACTTCCCTCCAAACCACTCATCTCTCCGACATGCCACTGCCGCACTCAAGCTGCAAAAGGTCTACCGGAGTTACCGTACCCGCCGCAGGTTGGCCGACTCGGCCGTTGTTGCGGAAGAGCTATG GTGGCAAGCCATAGAATATGTTAGGTTGAACCACAGCACCATTTCCTTCTTTAATTTGCCTGAAACTGCTGCGTCGCGCTGGAGCCGAGTTAAGTTGAACGCTGGCAAG GTGGGTAAAGGTTTGTCCAGGGACTCCAAAGCACAAAAGTTGGCTTTTCAACATTGGATCGAAGCT ATTGATCCACGACATCGCTATGGGCACAACTTGCAATACTACCATAAAGAATGGTGTAAATCTGACGCTGGtcaaccatttttttattg GTTGGATTTGGGAAACGGGAAGAATCTTGATCTTGAACAATGCTCCCGATCAAAGCTTCAAAAAGACTGCATTAAATATCTGGGACCT CAAGAGAGAGAACAGTATGAATACATTGTGCGTGAGGGTAAAATTATCAACAAGCACTATGGAGACGCACTCCATACAAATGAAAACTGTGATGATGCAAAGTGGATATTTGTAATGAGTACCTCTAAGAAACTTTATGCAGGCAAG AAAAAGAAGGGACTATTTCACCATTCTAGTTTTTTGGCTGGAGGAGCCACGTTAGCTGCTGGAAGGCTTGAGGCCGAGCATGGAATTCTTAAG TCCATCTCTGCTTATAGTGGACACTACCGACCAACAGATGACACTCTAGACGGTTTCTTATCATATCTAAAGGAAAATGGCGTCAAGCTTGAGCAAGTTGAG TTGCGAAAGCCAAATGAAGATTCTGATATATACGAGGACAACAATAACATTAGTGAAGGAGCAGAAACAGTAGAAAGCATTGGAAAACTGCATCTGGCTGAAATCTCTGAGGGAGCCACCAATGCTCCATCTTTAGTTAAGGGAAATCCTCAATCTGAAACTGTTACTTATGCAAGGACTTTATCGGGTGGTCTTCAGAGTCCGAAAACTGTGGTGCCCAAGACTGCAATATTGCAAAGAATCAATTCGAAGAAGGGTTCGAAGTCCTACCAATTAGGACACAGACTTTCTCTTAAGTGGTCAACAGGAGCTGGACCTAGAATTGGGTGTATTGCTGACTACCCTACAGAACTTAGAACACAGGCCTTGGAAATGCTTCACCTTTCTCCAAAACTTCCCCCTACTCCTTCATACAGGCAATTGGGTGGGCTTGATTTGTCTTCAACCTCCTAG
- the LOC114178262 gene encoding 60S acidic ribosomal protein P2-2-like — translation MKVIAAYLLAVLGGNAAPSADDLRVILGSVGADANDDNISNFLSEVKGKDIAELIAAGREKLASVPSGGGAAVAVTAAPGGGASAPAAAESKKEEKVEEKEESDDDMGFSLFD, via the exons ATGAAGGTCATCGCCGCCTATTTGCTTGCCGTCTTGGGAGGCAATGCTGCTCCTTCCGCCGATGACTTGAGGGTCATCCTTGGATCTG TTGGAGCAGACGCGAATGACGACAATATCAGTAACTTCTTGTCCGAAGTCAAGGGCAAAGACATCGCCGAACTTATCGCCGCCGGTAGGGAAAAGTTGGCCTCAGTGCCTTCTGGCGGTGGCGCTGCCGTTGCCGTGACCGCCGCTCCCGGAGGTGGCGCTTCAGCTCCGGCAGCAGCGGAATcgaagaaggaggaaaaggtgGAAGAGAAGGAGGAATCAGATGAC GATATGGGCTTCAGTCTCTTTGATTAA